Proteins encoded together in one Ferroglobus placidus DSM 10642 window:
- a CDS encoding winged helix-turn-helix transcriptional regulator, whose translation MDSVRLDEDTKDRPDQGRLKVLLTIFFAGDARDDGDECKAGGDDGSRSVGKNGDRDRVGGGKGVSLGEIARKCGLSRKNTLKHLNALVEAGYIVKEGSRRGAVYTLTKEGRRAVEEVLERCDHVGVDYLKRFFEWTEGGSGGSEGMAGERSLDCGLGWFELKVLEHYGYIERSRSTGEGAGGSSRSVGGVGSEEGKEGEEEGAAREGEGEGEREEAIAIKITDKGKEVLKKAYLQELRSAVAALERLGVRVRRSKSKGKDKDRGRDRDRSGSRGRGRSESEEDRRSEEVSEGVSELEGEGAEVTDQVSAVPVPAPVSVPASLSTVSQAPVSASDPSLASPTPSGSAPAPGPVLGSDSGSAADSGSASSSTPGLKPDLDWKEGWEEWRRKIAASFDLLKDRLRERATFADGRLHIDDPPYSITVLPDGSTFFKIGEEVVAALTAEGVRVREDCAGDVADWCIALAAICDSPFRSGNEWG comes from the coding sequence GTGGATTCTGTCAGATTAGATGAGGACACAAAAGATAGGCCTGACCAGGGCAGATTAAAGGTACTTCTTACGATTTTCTTTGCTGGAGACGCCAGAGACGACGGAGACGAATGTAAGGCTGGAGGAGATGATGGAAGTAGGAGTGTGGGCAAAAACGGGGACAGAGATAGAGTCGGGGGCGGAAAGGGAGTAAGTCTTGGGGAAATAGCCCGGAAGTGCGGACTGTCCCGCAAGAACACGCTGAAACACCTGAATGCCCTCGTTGAAGCAGGATACATTGTTAAGGAGGGAAGTAGGAGGGGGGCAGTTTACACTCTCACCAAAGAGGGGAGGAGGGCTGTTGAGGAGGTTTTGGAAAGATGCGATCACGTGGGTGTGGATTACCTCAAGAGGTTTTTTGAATGGACAGAGGGTGGAAGCGGAGGAAGCGAGGGAATGGCTGGAGAGAGGAGCTTGGACTGCGGGCTGGGCTGGTTCGAGCTGAAGGTGCTGGAGCATTACGGCTACATTGAAAGAAGCAGGAGTACAGGAGAGGGTGCAGGAGGTAGTAGCAGGAGTGTAGGAGGGGTAGGGAGTGAGGAGGGAAAGGAGGGTGAAGAGGAGGGAGCGGCCAGGGAGGGAGAGGGAGAAGGAGAGAGGGAGGAGGCAATAGCGATAAAGATCACGGATAAGGGGAAGGAGGTTCTGAAGAAGGCATACCTGCAGGAGCTCAGGAGTGCTGTTGCCGCTCTGGAGAGGCTTGGTGTGAGGGTTCGCAGGAGCAAAAGCAAGGGCAAGGACAAGGACAGGGGCAGGGACAGGGACAGGAGTGGGAGCAGAGGAAGGGGAAGGAGTGAAAGTGAGGAGGACAGGAGGTCTGAGGAGGTATCAGAGGGGGTATCAGAGTTAGAAGGGGAAGGGGCAGAGGTGACAGATCAGGTGTCAGCCGTTCCCGTCCCGGCACCTGTATCTGTACCGGCCTCACTTTCAACTGTTTCACAGGCGCCGGTTTCAGCCTCAGACCCGTCTCTAGCCTCACCAACTCCTTCAGGTTCAGCACCAGCTCCTGGACCAGTTCTAGGTTCAGATTCAGGTTCAGCTGCAGATTCAGGTTCAGCTTCAAGTTCAACACCTGGCCTGAAACCGGACTTGGACTGGAAAGAGGGCTGGGAAGAGTGGAGGAGGAAAATAGCTGCCTCATTCGACCTGCTGAAGGACAGGCTGAGGGAGAGGGCAACGTTTGCAGATGGCAGGCTGCACATCGACGATCCTCCATACAGCATCACCGTGCTGCCTGATGGTAGCACATTCTTCAAAATAGGGGAAGAGGTGGTTGCGGCCCTGACAGCTGAAGGAGTGCGTGTCAGAGAGGACTGTGCCGGAGATGTTGCAGACTGGTGTATAGCCCTGGCGGCAATCTGCGACTCTCCCTTCAGGTCAGGAAATGAGTGGGGATGA
- the crn3 gene encoding CRISPR-associated ring nuclease Crn3/Csx3 — protein sequence MFRVKESESRTGRKIKVLEFELEGPISPQDLPEIEKMLPEIRGAHVLVISGRGPIWLYCVILHKYMHMFPAIGVYDPKLEGAVIVVSHTRYADVGTVIPIDS from the coding sequence ATGTTTAGAGTTAAGGAGTCTGAATCCCGGACTGGAAGAAAAATAAAGGTTCTGGAGTTCGAGCTTGAGGGCCCGATCAGCCCTCAAGACCTTCCCGAAATTGAGAAGATGCTCCCTGAAATTAGAGGTGCACACGTGCTCGTGATATCTGGCAGGGGTCCGATATGGCTATACTGCGTTATCTTGCACAAGTATATGCACATGTTCCCGGCCATTGGAGTGTATGATCCCAAACTTGAGGGAGCGGTTATTGTCGTTTCACACACAAGATATGCGGATGTGGGAACAGTAATCCCGATAGATTCCTAA
- a CDS encoding DUF6744 family protein: MERAKVSGKEVVFLSGEGASVLGYAVWYTFSRFTEHKDVVKEWFSKHGLAEFTPEDPHHPNVFKRICSEYKEKRIKSLGSTEVYLLVRPIDRAGRVRKLVMEKRSEGRRLSYEVVGEIAYDEGVVRYSTSDPDAEEVAREIAGRFEREKDCHTEETLRRALLDIIERSGKVKLKPSGSVYFIPARDFHYIEKFARIVEEIRQRHPDNRTEIWFAPIMDTEQFRDMVKLKVEDTLQETLDAAIKRMVELSSDTVDERERERRLKEIAATVDNAAKVADRYSKMLRQSLNRTDRLLERARTILEKLQRAAE, encoded by the coding sequence ATGGAGAGAGCAAAGGTAAGTGGGAAGGAGGTTGTGTTCCTGTCAGGGGAAGGTGCAAGCGTTCTGGGATATGCTGTCTGGTACACATTCAGCAGGTTTACAGAGCACAAGGATGTGGTGAAGGAATGGTTCAGCAAGCACGGGCTCGCGGAGTTCACACCGGAAGACCCTCACCACCCAAACGTGTTCAAGAGGATATGCTCCGAATACAAAGAGAAGAGAATCAAGTCGCTCGGAAGCACGGAGGTGTACCTGCTGGTCAGGCCCATCGACAGGGCGGGAAGAGTGAGGAAGCTCGTCATGGAAAAACGTTCAGAGGGCAGAAGGCTAAGCTATGAGGTCGTGGGCGAGATAGCCTACGATGAGGGGGTAGTGAGGTACAGCACCTCCGATCCTGATGCGGAGGAGGTTGCAAGAGAGATCGCAGGAAGATTTGAGAGGGAGAAGGACTGCCACACGGAAGAAACACTGCGCAGGGCACTGCTGGACATAATCGAGAGGAGTGGCAAGGTGAAGCTGAAGCCATCCGGCAGCGTGTACTTCATCCCCGCCAGAGATTTCCACTACATCGAGAAGTTTGCAAGGATAGTGGAGGAGATCAGGCAAAGGCACCCGGACAACAGGACGGAGATATGGTTCGCGCCGATCATGGACACCGAGCAGTTCAGGGACATGGTTAAGCTGAAGGTGGAAGACACGCTGCAGGAGACCCTTGATGCTGCGATAAAGAGAATGGTTGAGCTGAGCAGCGATACTGTTGATGAGAGGGAGAGGGAGAGGAGGCTGAAGGAGATTGCAGCCACAGTTGACAACGCTGCAAAGGTTGCTGACAGATACAGCAAAATGCTCAGGCAGTCCTTGAACAGGACTGACAGGCTGCTTGAGAGGGCAAGAACGATTCTGGAAAAGCTGCAGAGAGCTGCTGAGTGA
- a CDS encoding AAA family ATPase translates to MGKAEGIGESGYRKLHSIALELSNFFKEREELIKLTILALLSRQHIYILGPPGTAKSAVARAIASHFNARYFEWLVTRFTTPEELFGPIDLAALEKGEYRRITANKLPEAEIAFVDEIFKANSAILNSLLAIINERIYHDNGMVIRVPLNTLIAASNELPEDERELAALYDRLLIRYTVGYIKDDASFEEMLKGGEEYTPKTRITMDELKVMQGQVAGIDISRVIPSIVQLRKSLRESGIVVSDRRFKQSISVIKAHAFFSGRSAATIDDLRVLQHIMWDTPEQIRAVRAVIMDAVDPFARKVMEYRDIISDYSSRLQGRIDAAEIQEIMAKLKVVENEIKELSRMAVSSGRDTAELDEILDEIQSLKMSMLDKMF, encoded by the coding sequence ATGGGTAAGGCGGAAGGGATAGGTGAAAGCGGATACAGAAAGCTCCACAGCATCGCCCTTGAACTCTCCAATTTCTTCAAAGAGAGAGAGGAGCTGATAAAGCTAACAATTCTCGCCCTGCTCAGCAGGCAGCACATCTACATCCTCGGCCCTCCTGGGACTGCAAAATCCGCAGTTGCAAGAGCCATAGCTTCACACTTCAACGCAAGATACTTTGAGTGGCTTGTCACGAGGTTCACAACTCCAGAAGAGCTCTTCGGCCCAATCGATTTAGCAGCTCTGGAGAAGGGAGAATACAGGCGAATAACAGCAAACAAGCTACCAGAGGCTGAGATAGCGTTTGTTGATGAGATATTCAAGGCGAACAGCGCAATACTGAACTCTCTGCTGGCAATAATCAATGAGAGGATCTACCACGACAACGGAATGGTTATAAGGGTTCCGCTGAACACCCTGATTGCAGCATCGAACGAGCTTCCTGAGGATGAGAGGGAGCTTGCAGCCCTCTATGACAGACTCCTCATAAGGTACACGGTGGGATACATCAAAGATGATGCAAGCTTTGAGGAGATGCTGAAAGGGGGTGAAGAGTACACTCCAAAGACCAGAATAACGATGGATGAGCTGAAGGTGATGCAGGGACAGGTTGCCGGGATAGACATCTCACGGGTGATACCATCAATTGTGCAGCTGAGGAAATCCCTGAGGGAGAGCGGGATCGTGGTGAGTGACAGGCGCTTCAAGCAGTCCATATCCGTCATAAAGGCTCATGCATTCTTCAGTGGCAGAAGTGCTGCAACGATAGACGATCTCAGGGTTCTGCAGCACATCATGTGGGACACTCCCGAGCAGATAAGGGCTGTGAGGGCGGTGATCATGGACGCAGTCGATCCGTTTGCAAGGAAGGTGATGGAGTACAGGGACATAATCAGCGATTACTCATCCAGACTGCAGGGCAGGATAGATGCGGCGGAGATACAGGAGATAATGGCTAAGCTTAAGGTTGTTGAGAACGAAATCAAGGAGTTGAGCAGGATGGCTGTGAGCAGCGGGAGGGATACTGCTGAGCTGGATGAAATCCTTGACGAGATACAGTCGCTGAAGATGAGCATGCTGGACAAGATGTTCTGA
- a CDS encoding VWA domain-containing protein, whose product MLEDLLKIYEKVPYTVKKDRLDDMLFGRHRDRIVEKVKDKVKEAIPQFPPLVTDTFNIFHKPDPQFLDDSQIAPEFRVNKRVLEKIMNTDTFSELKETTTLDDVNSAIATAILTERLYEELKSKLGEIKEHTEKIQQLRNQLPGKSGEDVKQALQQIEEHSRALQGIVTQGAVSVAVRKAQEEFEKVQNAMVALGFGNEPGKPVQVDPETAIKLASELKSNERLKKMVELLGKMRNLLKSTAKAKPRKSMLELHSITSGREIERLLPSEILKLRKYRVVFLRDYYEGRLLHYDLKRREKESKGPIVIALDLSGSMSGAKEQWAKAVSLATIDIAVKERRPWAIIAFDAGIKDVKVFRKQPKPEDVLGIMRIGASGGTNFEKPLKEAMKIVEDCREFTKADILFISDGDCKVGWEFLEEFTRFKRRRNVRVTGVLISGIPRIMRMFCDEVFALKERLDDKAAEAIFQRLV is encoded by the coding sequence ATGCTCGAAGATCTCCTCAAAATCTACGAGAAAGTACCATACACCGTGAAAAAGGACAGGCTTGACGACATGCTTTTCGGCAGGCACAGGGACAGGATTGTTGAGAAGGTGAAGGATAAGGTTAAGGAAGCAATACCCCAGTTTCCTCCATTAGTCACAGACACGTTCAACATTTTTCACAAGCCAGACCCGCAGTTTCTGGATGATAGCCAGATAGCTCCGGAGTTCAGGGTAAACAAGAGGGTGCTTGAGAAGATTATGAACACAGACACCTTCAGCGAGCTGAAGGAGACAACAACCCTTGACGATGTGAATTCTGCGATAGCCACAGCAATTCTCACGGAGAGGCTGTACGAGGAGCTTAAGAGTAAACTTGGGGAGATAAAGGAGCACACCGAGAAAATCCAGCAGCTGAGGAATCAGCTGCCAGGCAAGAGCGGAGAGGATGTCAAGCAAGCACTCCAGCAGATCGAGGAGCACAGCAGGGCTTTACAAGGCATTGTAACACAGGGTGCTGTCAGCGTTGCTGTGAGAAAAGCCCAGGAGGAGTTTGAGAAGGTGCAGAATGCAATGGTAGCTCTTGGATTTGGAAATGAGCCGGGAAAACCAGTACAGGTTGACCCTGAGACAGCAATAAAGCTTGCCTCTGAGCTGAAAAGCAATGAACGGCTAAAAAAGATGGTGGAGCTGCTGGGGAAGATGCGGAACCTGCTGAAATCAACCGCCAAGGCCAAGCCGAGAAAGAGCATGCTTGAGCTGCACAGCATTACATCCGGCAGGGAAATCGAAAGATTGCTCCCATCAGAGATTCTGAAGCTCAGAAAATACAGGGTGGTGTTCCTCAGGGACTACTATGAGGGAAGGCTCTTACACTACGATTTGAAGAGGAGGGAGAAAGAGAGTAAGGGCCCGATAGTGATTGCTCTTGATCTGTCGGGATCGATGTCCGGAGCAAAGGAGCAGTGGGCCAAGGCAGTCTCGCTTGCCACAATAGATATTGCAGTGAAGGAGAGGCGCCCATGGGCCATTATAGCCTTCGACGCAGGGATAAAGGATGTTAAGGTGTTCAGAAAACAGCCGAAGCCCGAGGATGTTCTGGGGATAATGAGAATAGGAGCAAGCGGTGGGACAAACTTTGAAAAGCCCCTGAAAGAGGCAATGAAAATTGTTGAGGATTGCAGGGAATTCACAAAGGCAGACATCCTCTTCATCTCAGATGGTGACTGTAAGGTTGGGTGGGAATTCCTTGAGGAGTTTACAAGGTTCAAAAGGCGGAGAAATGTCCGGGTTACGGGTGTGCTGATAAGCGGAATACCACGGATTATGAGGATGTTCTGCGATGAGGTGTTTGCTCTGAAGGAAAGGCTTGACGATAAAGCTGCAGAGGCAATATTTCAGAGGCTTGTTTGA
- a CDS encoding AAA family ATPase, translating into MSVSEEVGSTYYEVDHDELLEDIIDAYETREPLYIWGRTGIGKSYTVREAARRLAEKFGRKYSERPEDADSEHFVLVDRRLAQMEPTDLLGVLYKDNGVSKWHYPDWLVRLTKQWEEQQGVEVKGILFFDELNLASQIIQNAAYSIINERRIHELELADGVTVIAAGNVAEDKAYTFDLADPLKTRFTHVTLKIPVFKDEESRKGWYYWAAEKGIDGRILAFLSFRPDLLFRYIENDRTFPTPRGWEKASRLMKRKSNEEAWRAVAKACGYAAGLQFKEFMELSADIDIDEVLKKPEMFLDFDISVRFSVIASLSHLYTQKPDRYAERMMKLAAHLFTGIYDDRKLNEYIRLAEKYAGTAKESEDEMEKIRRKMREMEGERQAELAALILSSMKDVNREKFSEVLFKSKYSTAVVDLVYYTI; encoded by the coding sequence ATGTCTGTATCCGAGGAGGTTGGTTCAACCTATTATGAGGTGGACCACGACGAGCTCCTTGAGGATATCATAGATGCTTACGAAACGAGGGAGCCCCTGTACATCTGGGGCAGGACGGGGATTGGTAAATCGTATACTGTGAGGGAAGCTGCCAGAAGGCTTGCAGAGAAGTTCGGAAGGAAATACTCTGAAAGGCCGGAGGATGCGGACAGCGAGCACTTTGTGCTGGTAGATAGAAGGCTGGCGCAGATGGAGCCCACAGACCTGCTGGGGGTGCTGTACAAGGACAACGGAGTTTCGAAGTGGCACTACCCTGACTGGTTAGTGAGGCTGACAAAGCAGTGGGAAGAACAGCAGGGAGTCGAGGTAAAAGGGATACTCTTCTTTGACGAACTCAACCTCGCTTCGCAGATAATACAAAATGCAGCATATAGCATAATAAATGAGAGAAGGATCCACGAGCTTGAGCTTGCAGATGGAGTGACAGTAATTGCTGCGGGCAATGTTGCCGAGGATAAAGCATACACCTTCGATCTGGCAGACCCGCTGAAAACGAGGTTCACCCACGTAACCCTGAAAATACCCGTTTTCAAGGATGAAGAGTCAAGGAAGGGCTGGTACTACTGGGCTGCTGAGAAAGGCATTGATGGAAGAATTCTTGCCTTCCTGAGCTTCAGACCCGATTTACTGTTCAGATACATTGAGAACGACAGAACCTTCCCAACTCCGAGAGGCTGGGAGAAGGCATCGAGGCTGATGAAGAGGAAGTCCAATGAAGAGGCGTGGAGAGCTGTTGCCAAGGCATGCGGCTATGCTGCAGGGCTCCAGTTCAAGGAGTTCATGGAGCTCAGCGCAGACATAGACATTGATGAGGTTCTGAAGAAGCCTGAAATGTTCCTGGACTTCGACATATCTGTGAGATTCTCGGTTATAGCCTCCCTATCACACCTCTACACACAGAAGCCCGACAGGTATGCTGAGAGGATGATGAAGTTAGCGGCACATCTCTTCACGGGCATCTACGACGACAGAAAGCTGAACGAGTACATCAGGCTGGCAGAGAAGTATGCAGGGACGGCGAAAGAGAGTGAGGATGAGATGGAGAAAATCAGAAGAAAGATGAGGGAGATGGAGGGTGAAAGACAGGCGGAGCTTGCAGCCCTTATCCTTTCAAGCATGAAGGATGTGAATAGGGAGAAGTTCTCAGAAGTGCTGTTCAAGTCAAAGTACTCCACAGCAGTCGTGGACCTCGTTTACTACACAATCTGA
- a CDS encoding HAD family hydrolase: MWAVHAGPWWEPKILRVFKNREDAEKGRVVLAYELARKRAIDPLDEIGSCLDDLGVLELEAEKPPSDEEVLGILKDTTTSAFEEGLAGALNNMRTLLDAVAELYDPDAILQKIAEGVKKYRGNSKHIPITSKALDDFIFEVADALGISEERVKKVLLPAIL, translated from the coding sequence ATGTGGGCCGTCCACGCAGGTCCATGGTGGGAACCAAAGATTCTCAGGGTTTTCAAAAACAGGGAGGATGCTGAGAAGGGAAGGGTAGTTCTTGCATACGAGCTTGCTCGGAAAAGAGCGATAGATCCCCTCGACGAGATAGGGAGCTGTCTGGACGATCTCGGAGTGCTTGAGCTCGAAGCGGAAAAACCACCCTCCGATGAGGAGGTGCTGGGCATTCTGAAGGATACCACAACCTCTGCTTTCGAGGAGGGGCTTGCTGGTGCATTGAATAACATGCGCACCCTGCTCGATGCAGTGGCAGAGCTATACGATCCAGACGCAATTCTGCAGAAGATTGCAGAGGGTGTGAAAAAGTACAGGGGGAATTCGAAGCACATCCCGATTACCAGCAAAGCTCTCGACGACTTCATTTTTGAGGTTGCAGACGCACTCGGAATTTCGGAGGAAAGGGTGAAGAAGGTGCTGCTTCCCGCAATTCTGTAG
- a CDS encoding vWA domain-containing protein yields the protein MHEQDMFKLPPRERVKKARVKLLREKPFFGYALMHIPLVAKDDPKPKGPKIVYNPDFVEKLDDDELQAVLCHELLHYLLMHTKRSKEMRRKEREGTLNEYDRRRNIAEDIVVNALLTKNGFKLPESKVIISGNEIKVRQGAIVPQLDYRTGKLVVRMRDAEGKLYEIFDPEQKSAEEVYWEIKDFAVGDDGSDEDDTMYFSDDESYDDSEESRSRSGGGSSSRGDRGRKDRESKGKGKGEVKDKDRKDTEAGSDGGNDGSDSRVKSPAQLLSEAYNYAKMQGKDPAGFDRLVEKALKPKINWKALLRQHVSKMVPHDYSFLKPSRKSPPNIILPGIVKGESIEGIVAVDTSGSISDEELSQFLSEIRWIARNYPSINITLVSCDAAIHTEEQIRSRYELDKFKPKGGGGTDFRPVFELAAKKRARLVIYFTDGYGSFPERKPRFSTIWVVSEQGAPESHFPFGKVIKM from the coding sequence GTGCACGAGCAAGACATGTTCAAACTACCTCCAAGAGAGAGGGTGAAGAAGGCAAGGGTAAAACTCCTGAGAGAGAAGCCGTTTTTCGGCTATGCTTTGATGCACATCCCTTTGGTGGCAAAGGATGATCCAAAGCCTAAGGGCCCGAAGATCGTCTACAACCCCGATTTTGTAGAGAAGCTTGACGACGATGAGCTCCAGGCAGTTCTCTGCCACGAACTGCTCCATTATCTGTTGATGCACACCAAAAGATCAAAGGAGATGCGCAGAAAAGAGAGAGAGGGGACGCTCAATGAATACGACAGGAGGAGGAACATTGCTGAAGACATTGTGGTGAATGCCCTCCTCACAAAGAATGGATTTAAGCTCCCGGAATCGAAGGTGATAATCAGCGGTAATGAGATAAAGGTGAGGCAGGGTGCAATTGTTCCTCAGCTTGACTACAGAACCGGCAAACTGGTTGTGAGGATGAGGGATGCAGAGGGCAAGTTATACGAGATATTTGACCCAGAGCAGAAGTCAGCTGAGGAGGTTTACTGGGAAATAAAGGACTTTGCCGTGGGCGATGATGGTAGCGATGAGGATGACACAATGTACTTCTCGGATGATGAGAGCTACGACGACAGCGAGGAGAGTAGAAGTAGAAGTGGTGGTGGTAGCAGCAGCAGAGGTGACCGTGGCAGAAAAGACAGAGAAAGTAAAGGAAAAGGAAAAGGGGAAGTTAAGGATAAAGATAGAAAGGACACGGAAGCTGGGAGTGATGGCGGCAATGACGGCAGTGACAGCAGAGTTAAATCTCCCGCACAACTGCTGAGCGAGGCTTACAACTACGCCAAAATGCAGGGCAAGGATCCGGCAGGGTTTGACAGGCTGGTTGAGAAGGCTTTGAAACCAAAGATCAACTGGAAGGCACTGTTAAGGCAGCACGTATCCAAGATGGTACCCCACGACTACAGCTTCCTCAAGCCGAGCAGGAAGAGCCCGCCGAACATTATCCTGCCCGGGATTGTTAAGGGAGAGAGCATTGAGGGCATTGTTGCTGTTGATACATCCGGATCGATAAGCGATGAAGAGCTTTCCCAGTTTTTATCGGAGATAAGATGGATCGCCAGAAACTACCCATCAATCAACATAACGCTTGTGAGCTGCGATGCAGCAATCCATACAGAGGAGCAGATAAGGAGCAGATACGAGCTTGATAAGTTCAAGCCGAAGGGTGGAGGGGGAACTGACTTCAGACCCGTGTTTGAGCTTGCAGCAAAGAAGAGGGCAAGGCTGGTCATATACTTCACAGACGGCTACGGCTCATTCCCCGAGAGAAAGCCAAGATTTTCAACAATCTGGGTTGTGTCCGAGCAGGGAGCTCCGGAATCTCATTTCCCGTTCGGCAAAGTCATCAAGATGTGA
- a CDS encoding helix-turn-helix domain-containing protein — MTLVGEERVRKFVIVQFYDSEMEDTPFLVETDLTEEELSEQVEEIIKRYEEEEFYDWSYDDIVEELKKRGVIRVIPADFYRIYA; from the coding sequence ATGACTTTGGTGGGAGAAGAGAGAGTTAGGAAGTTTGTGATTGTGCAGTTCTATGACAGCGAGATGGAAGACACACCATTCCTCGTTGAAACAGATCTGACTGAGGAGGAGCTTTCAGAGCAGGTTGAGGAGATCATAAAGAGATATGAGGAAGAGGAGTTCTACGACTGGTCGTATGATGATATTGTGGAGGAGCTTAAGAAAAGGGGCGTGATCAGAGTTATCCCCGCTGACTTCTACAGAATCTACGCCTGA
- a CDS encoding PepSY domain-containing protein: MKSKNILALLVAMVVIGAIGAVSAVSNTGTNTGAKDMQQNVQAEVQEPSYTASIKAPQLNQKQEVGETQEAKMLEGYAKITPKDAEAAALAKVPGKVVKVSLDNENGNVVYSVEIATGTGIKDVKVDAGNGHVLYIDIGNDHESGKNTGQESALEQESTTEVE, translated from the coding sequence GTGAAAAGTAAAAACATACTGGCCTTATTGGTTGCAATGGTTGTGATTGGTGCGATTGGAGCGGTAAGTGCTGTAAGCAATACAGGTACCAATACAGGTGCCAAAGATATGCAACAGAACGTGCAAGCAGAAGTGCAGGAACCAAGTTATACTGCATCAATCAAAGCTCCACAGCTCAATCAAAAGCAGGAAGTTGGCGAGACGCAAGAAGCCAAAATGCTTGAAGGTTACGCAAAGATTACACCAAAGGATGCTGAAGCTGCCGCACTTGCAAAAGTTCCCGGAAAGGTTGTTAAAGTCTCACTCGACAACGAAAACGGAAATGTAGTGTATTCAGTCGAAATAGCAACTGGTACAGGAATAAAAGATGTCAAAGTCGATGCCGGGAATGGGCATGTACTGTACATCGACATAGGTAACGATCACGAAAGCGGTAAGAACACTGGACAAGAAAGTGCACTTGAACAAGAAAGCACTACAGAAGTAGAATAA
- a CDS encoding winged helix-turn-helix transcriptional regulator yields MEIELDTRRKIYELIVKSPGIHFREIERRLGMAVGSLQYHLHFLEKKNLIKVEQDGEYLRYFPVESPLSQNDKKILSFLRRKTSRRILIFLLNKPGANNKDISRGIGLSPSTISWHLNKLVEAEIVERKREGRESFFKVKDPERVVKLMITYKESFLDKLVDGFVEIWEHSELD; encoded by the coding sequence ATGGAGATCGAGCTTGATACAAGAAGAAAAATCTATGAATTAATAGTAAAGTCTCCCGGAATTCATTTTAGAGAGATTGAAAGAAGACTTGGCATGGCTGTTGGAAGTTTGCAGTATCATCTTCATTTCCTTGAGAAGAAAAATTTAATAAAAGTCGAGCAGGATGGAGAATACCTTCGCTACTTCCCAGTGGAAAGTCCATTAAGTCAGAATGACAAAAAGATACTGTCTTTTCTTAGACGAAAAACATCAAGACGCATCCTAATATTTCTCTTGAACAAACCCGGTGCGAATAACAAAGACATTTCCAGAGGAATTGGTCTCTCACCTTCCACTATCTCATGGCACCTGAACAAACTTGTGGAAGCTGAAATTGTCGAGAGGAAGAGAGAAGGAAGAGAGAGTTTTTTTAAGGTGAAAGATCCTGAAAGAGTTGTGAAACTCATGATAACCTACAAAGAAAGTTTTCTCGATAAGCTTGTTGACGGTTTTGTAGAGATTTGGGAGCATTCAGAACTGGATTGA